Within Sorangiineae bacterium MSr11367, the genomic segment TACCTAACGGACGGCACCGACGACCCCGACTACGACCACATCGTGCCGGCGGTGGGCATCGAGTACGCGCGCGCGTCGACGTACGATCCGGCGGACACGCTCTGGTTCAATTCCAACTTCGGAGATCGATTGCACCGCACCATGGGCACGCTCTCCGCGACGCGGAAGAAGTGTACCTACGACTCGTCCGCGGGCGGCTGCATCCCGAAGAACGTCGATTACGGCACGGCGGTGACCGGAATCGTGGACGAACGTGCGGCGACGTTGCCCGTTCGATTGTCCGTGGATCGCAAGGACGAGCCCAATGTTTCCACGGGGGAGTCGCCGGTCCAACTCCATGCGACGGTGACCGCATCCGGGCTCACACCGGGCCGCCGTTACGCGCTATTGCGTTATGACGACTACAAAGACGTTCCCACGGATGCCACGGCCGCTGGCTTCCTCGCGTCGAACCACGCCGCGCGCGTCGATTTCACCGCGACGGGCGCCGAGTGGACGCATTCGGATGCGTTCATGTCGGACGGCATCGCGTATTACCGTTGCGTGCCGCTGTAGCGCGAGGTCATGGCGCGGGCGATGCCTCCGCGAGGCGCTCCAAGCGGGTGCCCATCGATTCGTACGCAGGATTCGCCCTCGGCGCCTCGAAGAGCCCCGATGCAAGCGGTAAGTCCATCCGGATCGGGTCGCACATCATCACGCGGATCTCACGGCGGCCGCGCCCGGGCATGCCCGCGTGCAACAATTGCAAATTGTCGAAGATGAGGACGTCGCCCCTCTTCCAGGTAAAGACCGACGTGTGCCGCCAAATCGCCGCGGCGAGCGTCTCGACGTCTTCCGGCGTGAGCCGCTCGGCGATCCGTCCCGTGGAGGCCGCAGGGCCGTTCGCTGCCGCATGTTTGCCGAACACGCGTCCCGCCAGCGCGGCCATGCCACCGACCAGGACCTGGAGCGCGAGGCGCCACGACTCGAGCGCCGGCAGCAGCGCAGCCACCGCGGGGTAACGCCAGCCGAGGCGCGGCAGGGCCCATCGAAGGCCGCGATAGCTCGGCGCGATCAACCGTCGAAGTGCCGCGTCGAGGCCTTTGATCTCGGACGAAAAATTGATCTGGAGAGCGAGCCGCCCCGTGCACCAATGCTTGTATACCGCAGGCTTGTGGACGAGCACCGAATCGCCCTTCACCTCGAGCCCGGCCTCGAGGCAAAACGCCTTCACGGCGTCCACCGACAGCCGATAGCGCGCGGCCACGGTCGACAGCGGAAGGATTCCCGCGAGCACCCTCTCCCCTTCGAACTTTTGCTTCAGCGCATCCGGCAGATCGGCATACATATGTGTACTCTGCACGAGCGCGGTCTCTCCGCCGAGGGAGGGCGGCTCTTTGCACCAAAAGCTCTGAACCGCAGGGACGTCGGTCGAATAGAAATTCTCACTATGAAATCCACCGAGATGGAGGCCGCCGCCCGTCTTGTAGAATGAATTCGTATTGAAGACCGCGCGGGTACCCGCGATCTTGTCTCGGCCGGGCTCGCTCATGAAGTAGCCCGACATCGGCCGTGTGGCATCGAGGCTCGTCACGATGCCCTCGAAGTCCTCATCGCGCTGGACGTCGAATCCGCGCAGCAGAATCGCGCCGTGCTCGTACATCGTGTCCTTGAGCGCAGCCGAATGGGTGACCAGGAATTCGCGCAAGGTTCGGACGTCGCGAAATCGATGGGCCTCGATGACCACCGGCAAGAGGGTCTCGCCGCTGGCGTACGGCCTCTCCCTAGCGTCCACGGCGCGTGTCGTCACGCCTTGCCACTCGGGCAACGCGGAAGAACCTGCATTCATCGTACGGTCACCTCTCTCGGTCGCAAAGCCGATTCGTGCCGGGGCCGGTATTCGAACAATTGCCCGCCGTCGGCCTTGAGGACCCTATCGGCCAAATGGAAATAGTGCTCATCGTGCGTAATGGCAAATACGGTCTTACCGACGGCTTTGAAGAGCGGCAGCAGCTCCATGTAGAAGATGCGCCGAAAAACGGGGTCTTGGTCGGCGGCCCACTCGTCCAAGACGAGGATGGGGCGATCTTCCATGACGGCAAGCAAGAGCGCGAGGCGTTTGCGCTGCCCGAAGGAAAATCGTGTATCCGACAGGGCGCCGCCTTCGAGGCTCACTTTGTGGGTCATGTCCAACGTCTCGAGCCATTCGAGGATCTCGGCTTCGTTCGCGTTCGCGCCGCCCGGTCCGAGCACGTGGCGAAACAGATGAAAGTCGGAAAAGACGCTGGCGAACAGCCGGCGAAACGAAGGCATCTGCGTATCGCCAATGACCGCGGCATCCATGCGAATTCGCCCGCTGCGCGGCCGGTAAAGCCCGGTGAGCAGGCGCGCGATGGTCGATTTGCCGCTCCCGTTCCCACCCACGAGAAATACGACTTCGCCCCGCCGCAGGGTCAAATCGATGGGGCCCACGTGAAAGCCTTCGCCGGCGCCCGGGTAGCGGAAGGTGAGCGCCTCCAGGGACAACGTGCTCCAATCCGACGGAAGCGACGCGCCGGCAGGCTCGAACGCCGGCTGGTACTCCGCGAGCTCCAGCGCGTGCACCTTGTTCAGCGAGACGCCTGCATTCACCAGGACGGGAATCGTATGGGCGACGTCCGTGAGGGGGCCGCGCAGGAACAGGATGGTGAGCGCATACGTGGCCGCAACCCCCGTGCTCGCCCAGCCGAAACCGTGCGCCAGGAAGAAGGACAAGCCGATGGCGCCGAGCACCATGGCATTGATCCAGGCATCGTTGAAGCCATTGAGGATGCTCGCACGCGTGGTCTGATCGCGATTGCGGAGGGCATTCGGCTCGAACTCGCGCTCGTAGACGAAGCGGGCGCGCTCCCGGTTCAAGGCGAGCTCCTTGCGGCCTTCGATGACCGCTTGGTAATCGGCATAGAGCCCGTCCTCCGATTCGCGCATGGCGCGGGCGTGGCGGTAGGTGCGGGTCAGCACGGCGACGCTCACCACGGCCACCAGGGCGATCCACCCCGCGGTGGCGAGAAACAGCCGCGGGGACAGCCATGCCAAATAGCCGAAACCACAAATGCTGAGCGTGGCGCCGTACGCGGCCGCAGGAAATGCAATCAGCGCAGTGGTGATATGCCCGGTGTCGCTGCTCAAGCTGGCCAGAATGCGCGCCGAGCCCAGGGCCTCGAGGCGCTCGATGTCGGTGTCGAGCACGCGCTTCACCAGTGTGCGGCGCAACTCGTACATGGATCGCTGGGCGAGGCGGACCATGGTGGCGTGTGCGGCCACGGTGAAGGCGAACAGCGCGAGCAGCAGGCCGGCATAGTGCACCAGCGCGGGCCCGAGGGCGGGCGGCGCGGTCAGAAGCCGCCCGTTGATGAAGGCGATGGTCAGAACGCTGAGCCCGGAGCTCGCGATGCTGAACGCCAGAACCAACACGATGGTACGGCGGCTTTGGCGAAACATCGAACGAAGCAGGTTCACGGAAGGTCTCCTGGTGGGTCAGCGGGGACGAAGACGCAAAAGGCCGATGCGCCCCGCGTCGGCCGAAGGGCGCCCGGTGCGCAGGGGCACGTACTCGCCGCGCGACCAGAGGGCATTGAGATCTCGATAATGCGATGACAGCGGATGGCCCGACTGCCCGGTGCTGAGCACGAACACCGATTTCTCGAGGTCGGCCAGATCGTAGACGGCACGGAATCCGGGCCCCACCCCGCTGCAGAACGGCTGCTCGGGAGCATCCACGGCGTAGCCGCCGACGTTCACCGTTTCATTGTCCCCCACCCCGGGCACGTCGACGTTGAACCAGCGGCCGAGCAGCGGCACCTGCCCGAGCACCATGTGGGCGGAGTGCGAAGGATGCGCGGCTCCCCACGTCCAATCCTCGTAGTGCGTGCCGAATTCTTTCTTCAGATAAGCCATAGTATTGCGATACGCCGTTTCGACGGCCTCCTGGCACGACTCCGGCGAAGGGGTGCGAACGTCGTCGCACCATCGATTCTGACCATCGACGTTGGAAAGCACGTGGTCGAGAAAATCGATGCGCTCGGCCCAGACCATCGGGAACAGATCGCCCACCTCGTCCTCGTACATCACGCGGTCGAGCTCTCGAACCCAGGCGGCAAAGACCAAGGGCTCCAGCGACGTGCCGACCATGTCGCCGTTCCAGCCGCGCAAACGCTGGAAAATGGCCTTCTCGTCCCCGTCGCGCGCGGCCGCGCCCCCGAGAGCGATCAGGTGTGGAAGCAAGACCGCCGCCGAACCGCTGTGAAGATCGAGCTGAATCTTCTCGAAGCTCCCCGTCGCGTGCTTCGCCGTCGCGTCCAGCAAGGTGGAAATGCGTTCCGATCGATACGGGCGCACCCAATCCGACGAAATCGAATGAGGATATCCCAGTGGCGTGATCTTTTGATTGGCCGTGACGATTTTTCCCGATTCGGGATTTCGAACTTGGGGCAAGTCTTCCCAAGGAATGAAGCCGGTCCAATCGTAGCGGTCCACCCAGCCAGGCACGGGAATGCGCCCCTGGACGTCGTCCTCCACGCCGCGAAGTGGAACGCGGCCGGCGGCGATGAACCCGATGGCACCGTCGCCATCGGCGTAGACGATGTTCTGTTGGGGCGAATGGAAGCTCTTCGTGGCCGCGAGAAATTCGTCGGCGTTCTTGGCGTGGGCCGCCCGAAGGGGAAATTCGAGGCTGCGGTCGTCGTGCTCCAGGACGACGGAGCGAAGCGCCATGAGGTAGCCCGGCGGCATGTCGGGTACGGTCCGGGTCATTCCCTTGAGTTCCGAGACGATGGGCCCGTGGCGGGTGGAGCGGACGCGCAGGGTTTCGTCCGGTGCATCTTTGATGCGAATCACCTCGTCGCGGACCTGGAAGGGCGCGCGCCCGGAGGGGGTCAGGTACGATGCGGGATCGTCGGGCGCCGGCTTCTCCACGAAGAAGTCCTGGGTGTCCGAGATGGTGTTGGTGAAGGCCCACGCCACGTGATCATTTCGCCCGAGGACGACCCCGGGAACGCCGGGAAACGTGCCGCCGATCACATTCAGACCGGGCGCGCTCAGATGGGCGAAATACCAAACGGCGGGTGCGGTGAGCTGCAGGTGCGGGTCGTTGGCCAGCAGCGGTTTGCCTGTCTCGGTTCGTCGACCGTCGACGACCCAATTGTTCGATCCCACGGAGCCGGCCGCTCTACGAGGCATTTTGGCCAGAACCTCGCGCGCCTCCGTGTCGATCTGGCCGTACAGCGCGCGCGAATCGGGCAAGGGCGGCAGCGTCTCGTCGGGGTACGGAGCAAACAGCTCGGAGATCTGTTTCGGCGACAGCTTCGCGCGCAACGCGAGGCGTTGCATCTCTTGATCGAGATTGCCCGCGAGGGTGGTGGCCATCACGCGGAGCCAGACCAGCGAATCGATGGCCGTCCACGGGCTTGGCTCGGTGCGCAGGACCGCGAACTCCGGGGGCAGCGGCCTCTTTTCATCGAGGAGAGCATTTACCCCCGCGACGTAGGCGTCCAACATCGCACGCGCGTCGGGGTCGAGCACGCGCAGGTTTTCCTCGGCCACGTGCCGCAGCCCCATGGTCCGAACGGCGCGATCTTGCTCGAGCGCCGCCGCCCCGAGGATCTCGGACAATGTTCCCGAACCGAGGCGGCGACCGAGCTCCATT encodes:
- a CDS encoding penicillin acylase family protein, with protein sequence MKWWLKAIAGIAAVGVLSASGGTWYAARSLPQVDGEVTLAGMSAPIEIVRDASAVPHIYAATERDAYFGLGYVHAQDRLWQMELGRRLGSGTLSEILGAAALEQDRAVRTMGLRHVAEENLRVLDPDARAMLDAYVAGVNALLDEKRPLPPEFAVLRTEPSPWTAIDSLVWLRVMATTLAGNLDQEMQRLALRAKLSPKQISELFAPYPDETLPPLPDSRALYGQIDTEAREVLAKMPRRAAGSVGSNNWVVDGRRTETGKPLLANDPHLQLTAPAVWYFAHLSAPGLNVIGGTFPGVPGVVLGRNDHVAWAFTNTISDTQDFFVEKPAPDDPASYLTPSGRAPFQVRDEVIRIKDAPDETLRVRSTRHGPIVSELKGMTRTVPDMPPGYLMALRSVVLEHDDRSLEFPLRAAHAKNADEFLAATKSFHSPQQNIVYADGDGAIGFIAAGRVPLRGVEDDVQGRIPVPGWVDRYDWTGFIPWEDLPQVRNPESGKIVTANQKITPLGYPHSISSDWVRPYRSERISTLLDATAKHATGSFEKIQLDLHSGSAAVLLPHLIALGGAAARDGDEKAIFQRLRGWNGDMVGTSLEPLVFAAWVRELDRVMYEDEVGDLFPMVWAERIDFLDHVLSNVDGQNRWCDDVRTPSPESCQEAVETAYRNTMAYLKKEFGTHYEDWTWGAAHPSHSAHMVLGQVPLLGRWFNVDVPGVGDNETVNVGGYAVDAPEQPFCSGVGPGFRAVYDLADLEKSVFVLSTGQSGHPLSSHYRDLNALWSRGEYVPLRTGRPSADAGRIGLLRLRPR
- a CDS encoding TauD/TfdA family dioxygenase → MNAGSSALPEWQGVTTRAVDARERPYASGETLLPVVIEAHRFRDVRTLREFLVTHSAALKDTMYEHGAILLRGFDVQRDEDFEGIVTSLDATRPMSGYFMSEPGRDKIAGTRAVFNTNSFYKTGGGLHLGGFHSENFYSTDVPAVQSFWCKEPPSLGGETALVQSTHMYADLPDALKQKFEGERVLAGILPLSTVAARYRLSVDAVKAFCLEAGLEVKGDSVLVHKPAVYKHWCTGRLALQINFSSEIKGLDAALRRLIAPSYRGLRWALPRLGWRYPAVAALLPALESWRLALQVLVGGMAALAGRVFGKHAAANGPAASTGRIAERLTPEDVETLAAAIWRHTSVFTWKRGDVLIFDNLQLLHAGMPGRGRREIRVMMCDPIRMDLPLASGLFEAPRANPAYESMGTRLERLAEASPAP
- a CDS encoding multidrug ABC transporter permease/ATP-binding protein, which encodes MNLLRSMFRQSRRTIVLVLAFSIASSGLSVLTIAFINGRLLTAPPALGPALVHYAGLLLALFAFTVAAHATMVRLAQRSMYELRRTLVKRVLDTDIERLEALGSARILASLSSDTGHITTALIAFPAAAYGATLSICGFGYLAWLSPRLFLATAGWIALVAVVSVAVLTRTYRHARAMRESEDGLYADYQAVIEGRKELALNRERARFVYEREFEPNALRNRDQTTRASILNGFNDAWINAMVLGAIGLSFFLAHGFGWASTGVAATYALTILFLRGPLTDVAHTIPVLVNAGVSLNKVHALELAEYQPAFEPAGASLPSDWSTLSLEALTFRYPGAGEGFHVGPIDLTLRRGEVVFLVGGNGSGKSTIARLLTGLYRPRSGRIRMDAAVIGDTQMPSFRRLFASVFSDFHLFRHVLGPGGANANEAEILEWLETLDMTHKVSLEGGALSDTRFSFGQRKRLALLLAVMEDRPILVLDEWAADQDPVFRRIFYMELLPLFKAVGKTVFAITHDEHYFHLADRVLKADGGQLFEYRPRHESALRPREVTVR